A genomic window from Solanum dulcamara chromosome 11, daSolDulc1.2, whole genome shotgun sequence includes:
- the LOC129875070 gene encoding polyphenol oxidase, chloroplastic-like: protein MLALDVHEYTSNKQKKMSSIPLPTTNTLSSSTTTTFSNLHSSSPFFAKTSKISSIIKYNGHRNFQVSCKTIDDNNHEHNSPIDISKKSSYSSSNMIDRRNVLLGLGGLYGASTLVGGLPLAFAAPVDGPDVTKCGPADLPPGAARVNCCPPMTGNIIDFQLPSSPTLRTRPAAHSVDNAYIEKFNRAIQLMKQLPDDDPRSFKQQANVHCAYCDGAYDQLGFPNSELQVHSSWIFLPFHRCYLYFFERILGSLINDPTFAMPFWNWDHPDGMRIPGMYTNTTSSLYDQLRDRRHQPPIMVDLDFNGTDSNISNAQQTSQNLTNMYRQMVSLGRTSETFLGDPYRAGGLPGGGGSLENMAHGAVHIWTGDRTQANFENMGDFYSAARDPIFYAHHSNIDRLWSVWKTLGGRRQDFADPDFLNTSFLFYDEKAQMVRIRVSDVLDSSKLGYVYQNVTNQWINSRPTPRVSRALSSVRRLVEARAADDNVITFPRPKEIFPTKLDHVIKVMVKRPNKKKRNKKEKNEKEEILVVEGLEVETDVFVKFDVLINDEDETLISPENAEFAGSFVNVPHHSHGKGEKNSKRKTKLKLAITELLEDLDAENDENVLVTFVPKNGSGAVKIGGVKIVLED from the exons ATGCTTGCCCTAGATGTTCATGAGTACACCTCAAACAAGCAAAAAAAAATGTCTTCCATTCCACTCCCCACCACCAATACTCTCTCTTCTTCAACCACCACCACTTTTTCCAACTTGcattcttcttctcctttctttgcAAAGACATCGAAAATTTCCTCAATTATAAAGTATAATGGCCATCGTAATTTCCAAGTCTCATGCAAAACCATAGATGATAATAATCATGAGCATAACTCACCTATTGACATTTCTAAAAAAAGTAGCTATTCTTCAAGCAATATGATCGATAGAAGAAACGTGCTACTTGGATTAGGAGGTCTTTATGGTGcttctactcttgttggtggTCTTCCTTTGGCGTTCGCGGCTCCGGTGGACGGACCTGACGTTACCAAATGTGGCCCCGCAGACTTGCCACCAG GTGCAGCACGGGTCAATTGTTGTCCTCCGATGACGGGGAATATCATCGACTTCCAGCTTCCATCATCCCCCACACTCCGTACTCGTCCAGCTGCTCATTCCGTGGATAACGCCTATATAGAGAAATTCAACAGAGCTATTCAGCTGATGAAACAACTTCCGGACGATGATCCACGTAGCTTCAAGCAACAAGCAAATGTTCATTGTGCTTATTGCGATGGTGCTTATGACCAACTAGGTTTCCCAAATTCGGAGCTCCAAGTTCATTCCTCTTggatttttcttccatttcatcgTTGTTATCTCTATTTCTTCGAAAGAATCTTGGGAAGTTTAATCAACGATCCCACCTTCGCGATGCCATTTTGGAATTGGGATCATCCTGATGGCATGCGCATTCCAGGAATGTACACAAACACTACTTCTTCTCTATACGATCAACTAAGAGATCGGAGGCATCAGCCTCCTATCATGGTCGATCTGGACTTCAATGGTACCGATTCTAACATAAGTAACGCTCAACAAACTTCTCAAAATCTCACAAACATGTATAGGCAAATGGTATCTCTAGGAAGAACTTCCGAGACTTTCCTCGGGGACCCTTACCGCGCTGGTGGTTTGCCCGGTGGAGGTGGGTCCCTCGAGAACATGGCTCATGGTGCGGTTCATATTTGGACCGGTGATAGAACCCAAGCTAATTTTGAAAACATGGGAGATTTTTATTCAGCTGCTAGAGACCCTATTTTCTATGCTCATCATTCGAATATCGATAGATTATGGAGTGTCTGGAAAACCCTAGGTGGTAGACGTCAAGACTTCGCCGACCCCGATTTTCTCAAcacttcatttttattttacgACGAAAAAGCACAAATGGTACGTATTAGGGTTAGCGATGTGTTGGATTCAAGCAAACTTGGATACGTTTATCAAAATGTAACGAATCAATGGATAAATTCGCGTCCAACGCCTAGGGTATCAAGGGCGCTGAGTAGCGTAAGGAGGCTCGTTGAAGCTAGAGCAGCTGATGATAATGTTATTACTTTTCCAAGACCAAAAGAAATATTCCCAACGAAACTTGACCATGTGATAAAAGTCATGGTGAAAAGGCCaaataagaaaaagaggaacaagaaggagaaaaatgagaaagaagAGATTTTAGTTGTTGAAGGGCTTGAAGTGGAGACTGATGTTTTTGTTAAGTTTGATGTGTTGATTAATGATGAAGATGAGACATTGATATCACCAGAAAATGCTGAGTTTGCTGGAAGTTTTGTGAATGTACCTCATCATAGTCATGGTAAGGGTGAGAAGAATTCGAAACGTAAAACGAAGCTAAAATTAGCTATAACTGAGTTATTGGAAGATTTGGATGCTGAAAATGATGAGAATGTGTTGGTGACTTTTGTACCCAAGAATGGTTCTGGTGCTGTTAAAATTGGTGGCGTAAAGATTGTCCTTGAGGATTAG
- the LOC129871949 gene encoding uncharacterized protein At4g04980 — protein sequence MKETRRSPIVEKKKTPPIAVSKSFKSKGSMVRNSCRVAGNFIIMTELRNKILTLRDLLDLSPCIGSASVNELLILTLKDLQQLYPTINPSISLSKIDEAPMQQALQFFFDTLISIGEMWTGNDEWMVKCKEDSFSKQDNLEHYGVLLLDDMIQLASERMFDMMDEDEDEDEDEDEDDQIRYERPSFNTFGRVLSESYSSAKSSLSSTPVTPTSVLPELRSKKNTKASYSPPRLLPLRVQAVGKLNPIDVKRLSFHMFPNVAAQDSNFVVQLTKTVNEQKSDVEAKKDSQVKGKDDKEFGQDCEMTDLPDILLTSMDAESENKGTCKTDAKNNLPVSGHVTLDVLLPPSLPEQGAGTQSPLTLSLNVIDSQKPTSTLQISLLTPDGDLLSNQPSTFAPAAPQPPPPPVPNSSGNAEGSRPAPLLAKPSGAPLPPPPPPSPMTSANVATPQHPMKSISAPPPPPPPPPPMTRNEITSPPPPPPPPMTSGVTPPPPPPPPMKSVKGVAPPPPPPPPMTSGKGVAPPPPPTPPMTSGHVISVPPPPPPPMGSKVTTPPPPPPMGSKAMTPAPPPPPMTSNGRMPEPPPPMPMGKGAAPPPPPGFAGARSLGPRKAATKLKRSSQMGNLYRLLKGKVEGSSFDGKSKGRKGKASASAPAGGKQGMADALAEMTKRSAYHQQIEEDAKVHAKTIKEMKTAIASFQTSDMSELIKFHKTVESNLEKLTDESQVLARFEEFPIKKLEALRMAAALHTKLDSIAKTLQNWPLVPPVGQLLDKAESYFNKIKGEMDTLERTKDDESKKFTSHKIHFDFGILVRIKELMVDVSSNCMELTLKERREAKQTENEGAGPKNDSHKKGSAKLLWKAFQFAFRVYTFAGGQDDRADMLTRELAQEIETDPNPET from the exons ATGAAAGAGACAAGGAGAAGTCCTATTgttgaaaagaagaaaacacCTCCCATAGCAGTATCAAAAAGTTTTAAATCCAAAGGTTCTATGGTTCGCAATTCATGTAGAGTAGCAGGAAACTTCATAATAATGACTGAGCTTCGGAACAAGATCCTCACCTTGAGAGACTTGCTTGACTTGTCCCCTTGTATTGGCTCTGCATCTGTAAATGAG CTGCTGATTTTGACGCTGAAAGATCTGCAACAACTGTATCCTACAatcaatccatctatttctTTGTCAAAAATTGATGAAGCACCGATGCAGCAG GCACTGCAATTCTTTTTTGATACTCTGATATCAATAGGGGAAATGTGGACAGGCAATGATGAGTGGATGGTCAAATGCAAGGAGGATTCATTCAGTAAACAAGACAATTTGGAACACTATG GAGTGTTATTGCTCGATGACATGATTCAGCTAGCCAGTGAAAGGATGTTTGATATGATGGATGAGGATGAGGACGAGGACGAGGACGAGGATGAGGATGACCAGATAAGATATGAACGTCCGTCATTCAACACGTTTGGGAGGGTTCTTTCTGAATCTTACTCTAGTGCCAAATCCTCCCTCTCGAGTACTCCAGTGACCCCAACTTCAGTTCTCCCTGAGTTAAGGAGCAAGAAGAATACAAAGGCATCATACTCTCCACCACGTCTTCTGCCACTCAGGGTTCAAGCAGTTGGCAAGCTAAATCCTATTGATGTAAAGCGCCTCTCTTTCCATATGTTCCCTAATGTAGCAGCTCAAGATTCAAATTTTGTGGTTCAATTAACAAAAACAGTTAATGAACAAAAGTCAGATGTAGAGGCGAAGAAAGATTCTCAAGTGAAAGGCAAAGATGATAAGGAATTTGGGCAAGATTGTGAAATGACAGACTTGCCAGATATTCTACTGACTAGTATGGATGCTGAATCAGAAAATAAAGGAACATGTAAAACTGATGCCAAAAATAATCTACCAGTGTCAGGACATGTTACCTTGGATGTGCTTTTACCTCCTTCACTTCCAGAACAAGGAGCAGGGACACAATCACCGCTCACTTTATCGTTGAATGTCATAGACTCACAAAAACCAACATCTACTCTGCAAATTTCTTTACTCACACCAGATGGAGACTTATTATCGAACCAACCATCGACTTTTGCACCAGCAGCACCACAACCACCACCTCCACCAGTACCCAATTCATCAGGGAATGCAGAAGGGTCAAGGCCTGCACCATTATTAGCAAAACCAAGTGGTGCTCCATTGCCTCCTCCTCCTCCACCATCTCCCATGACATCAGCCAATGTAGCAACACCACAACATCCTATGAAGTCAATATCTGCAcccccaccaccaccaccaccacctcctcCCATGACAAGAAACGAAATAACATCTCCACCTCCACCTCCACCACCTCCCATGACATCAGGAGTGACACCTCCCCCGCCCCCACCACCTCCCATGAAATCAGTAAAAGGAGTGGCACCTCCCCCACCCCCACCACCTCCCATGACATCAGGAAAAGGAGTGGCACCTCCGCCACCCCCAACACCTCCCATGACATCGGGACATGTAATATCAGTTCCGCCTCCACCCCCACCTCCCATGGGATCAAAGGTTACTACCCCTCCACCCCCTCCTCCCATGGGATCAAAGGCTATGACACCTGCACCCCCACCTCCACCAATGACTTCAAATGGAAGAATGCCAGAACCACCTCCACCCATGCCAATGGGAAAAGGAGCTGCACCTCCTCCACCACCAGGGTTTGCAGGTGCCAGGAGCCTAGGACCTAGGAAAGCAGCCACTAAATTGAAGAGATCATCTCAAATGGGAAATCTTTATCGACTTCTCAAGGGAAAAGTTGAAGGATCTAGTTTTGATGGTAAATCAAAGGGGAGAAAGGGAAAAGCTAGTGCTAGTGCACCAGCAGGAGGTAAGCAAGGAATGGCTGATGCATTAGCAGAGATGACAAAAAG GTCGGCATACCACCAACAAATCGAGGAGGATGCTAAAGTACATGCAAAAACAATTAAGGAGATGAAAACAGcgattgcctctttccaaacATCAGATATGTCTGAGCTTATTAAGTTCCACAAAACTGTAGAATCCAACCTAGAAAAACTAACGGATGAATCTCAG GTGCTAGCAAGGTTTGAAGAATTTCCTATCAAGAAGTTGGAAGCATTGAGGATGGCTGCAGCACTTCACACCAAGTTAGATTCAATTGCCAAAACTCTACAGAATTGGCCACTAGTACCACCTGTTGGACAACTTCTTGACAAAGCTGAGAGTTACTTCAACAAG ATCAAAGGAGAAATGGACACATTGGAACGGACAAAAGATgacgaatccaagaaatttacaAGCCATAAAATCCACTTTGATTTTGGCATTCTTGTGCGTATCAAAGAATTGATGGTGGATGTTTCCTCCAACTGTATGGAACTGACTTTGAAG GAGAGGAGAGAAGCAAAGCAAACGGAAAATGAAGGAGCTGGACCGAAAAATGATAGTCACAAAAAGGGATCAGCAAAACTTCTATGGAAGGCTTTCCAATTTGCATTCAGAGTCTATACTTTTGCTGGTGGGCAAGATGATCGTGCTGACATGTTGACAAGGGAATTGGCTCAAGAAATTGAGACAGATCCTAATCCAGAGACATAA
- the LOC129872306 gene encoding COP1-interacting protein 7, with protein sequence MDSKTLLDYALFQLTPTRTRCDLVVFSGGKNEKLASGLVEPFISHLKFAKDQIPKGGYSITMRPPSTHAYWFTKATFQRFVRFVSTPEILERFMRLEREISQIESSIQSNECANSNSEEGSSPANSESTRKSNDSFKAKSEVEEANNAAPKENSKIHLQRHLDTRKALLRKEQAMAYARATVAGFEIDQLDDLIQFANSFGALRLRDACVDFKELYKQKHTDGQWMDEVAAMKACTPVDLSYLGNQGVILAYDNNGSLDSSDSKESTNSNGVKDENLPASDPSMSAKVQMQMPWQNQIPPYMYNFHGPAQQMPFAGMHPLQYYPAHMQWPQNVNGSTNGSVRDSHKRSKKKEKSKEHDSSEDDEQTESSASDSGTDSDEVRKHEKKHSSRENSHTKKHKRKSSKTVVIRNINYITSNKKNEENDGSSYDSSSAESHLLDEDSIKEQVDDAVAILEKRRNSKGHRNKNRGHQNLDVENESNGYSNTDLNEGMSPKLSEKAKGNKAWDAFQNILMSREDSSMNDESDHLPLNFQDEGYGIKNSGENVRRDHLTTDDSLLMSKNYEENDTKVSMVDFANGEDMRPSLKKGVSEDVRLLFSHKEPSGGNTLGTPSDFGSESSAIRKSNGEDWFVVNHSGSSEIQEAKRMIFDNDSGMLTQKSSSQVESERAAPIDDSFMVQSRPSFDDHYGSQWKTDIGMDADLVAAANAENGDAVSSKTKLSTSGASQPDDLCVVLARDSSLDPIEASWQPELDFQIEASFIQVDKKSSAVEAKTPPIEENVPVKGKSTTKDGLAKTGKDARSKISPGSLSRSRIDALAKSKKMSPPPNKLTTQKSKLDREEEMRKRMEELVIERQKRIAERSAAKGSSPAASKKGPSGSKTASSKISPSSKVHTFPVQVKH encoded by the exons ATGGATTCCAAGACCCTTCTTGATTATGCACTGTTTCAGCTCACCCCAACTAGAACAAG ATGTGATCTTGTGGTGTTTTCTGGGGGTAAAAATGAGAAACTGGCATCTGGGTTGGTGGAACCTTTCATTTCTCACTTGAAATTTGCTAAAGATCAGATTCCAAAAGGTGGGTATTCAATCACTATGAGGCCACCTTCAACTCATGCCTACTGGTTCACCAAAGCCACATTCCAAAg ATTTGTACGCTTTGTAAGTACACCTGAAATTCTTGAGAGGTTTATGCGGTTGGAACGAGAGATCTCACAGATCGAGAGTTCCATTCAATCCAATGAATGCGCCAACAGCAATTCAGAGGAAG GAAGCTCACCAGCTAATAGTGAGAGCACCAGGAAATCAAATGATTCGTTCAAG GCAAAATCTGAAGTTGAAGAAGCTAATAATGCCGCACCTAAAGAAAACTCCAA GATTCACCTTCAGCGTCACCTGGATACCCGAAAGGCATTACTTAGGAAAGAGCAGGCCATGGCTTATGCACGTGCAACAGTTGCAGGCTTTGAGATTGACCAATTGGATGATCTCATACAGTTTGCTAATTCTTTTGGTGCCTTACGTCTTAG GGATGCATGTGTTGACTTCAAGGAACTTTACAAGCAAAAGCACACAGATGGCCAATGGATGGATGAGGTAGCTGCAATGAAGGCATGTACGCCAGTGGATCTATCGTACTTGGGAAATCAAGGTGTTATTCTTGCATATGACAATAATGGCTCTTTGGATAGTTCTGACTCGAAGGAATCAACAAATTCAAATGGTGTCAAAG ATGAGAATCTTCCTGCATCAGATCCATCCATGTCAGCAAAAGTTCAGATGCAGATGCCATGGCAGAACCAGATTCCTCCATATATGTACAACTTTCATGGCCCAGCTCAACAGATGCCTTTTGCTGGCATGCATCCTTTACAATACTATCCAGCACATATGCAGTGGCCACAAAATGTAAATGGCTCAACAAATGGTTCTGTTAGGGACTCTCACAAACGAtcaaagaagaaggagaaatcTAAAGAACATGACAGTTCAGAAGATGATGAACAAACTGAGTCGAGTGCCTCTGATTCTGGAACTGATTCAGATGAAGTTAGGAAGCATGAGAAAAAACATTCTTCAAGGGAGAACTCTCATACTAAAAAGCACAAGAGGAAATCCTCAAAAACAGTTGTTATTCGCAACATCAATTATATCACTTCCAATAAaaagaatgaggaaaatgatggaTCTTCTTATGATTCTTCTTCAGCAGAATCTCATTTACTCGATGAAGATTCTATCAAAGAGCAGGTAGATGATGCTGTTGCAATACTGGAGAAACGTCGCAACTCAAAAGGACATAGGAACAAGAATAGAGGACATCAGAATCTTGATGTTGAGAATGAATCAAATGGTTACAGCAACACGGACCTAAATGAGGGCATGTCACCAAAGTTATCTGAGAAAGCAAAAGGAAATAAGGCTTGGGATGCGTTCCAGAATATTTTGATGAGTCGTGAGGATTCAAGTATGAATGATGAAAGTGACCATCTACCTTTGAACTTCCAGGATGAAGGCTATGGGATCAAGAATTCTGGTGAGAATGTCAGAAGAGACCATCTGACAACTGATGATTCTCTTCTCATGAGcaaaaattatgaagaaaatgaCACAAAGGTTAGCATGGTAGATTTTgccaatggtgaggatatgaggccaagtttgaAGAAAGGAGTATCTGAAGATGTGCGTCTTCTATTTTCGCACAAAGAACCATCAGGAGGCAATACATTGGGAACTCCATCTGATTTTGGTTCTGAATCCTCTGCTATTAGAAAGAGTAACGGGGAAGATTGGTTTGTTGTCAACCACTCCGGCAGTTCAGAAATTCAAGAGGCTAAGCgaatgatatttgacaatgacaGTGGCATGTTAACTCAGAAAAGTTCCTCTCAAGTCGAAAGTGAAAGAGCtgctcctattgatgattcTTTCATGGTACAGTCTCGACCATCTTTTGATGATCATTATGGCTCTCAGTGGAAAACAGACATTGGCATGGATGCAGACTTGGTTGCCGCAGCAAATGCTGAAAATGGTGATGCAGTGTCATCAAAAACCAAGCTTAGTACATCTGGGGCCAGTCAACCTGATGACCTCTGTGTGGTGCTTGCAAGAGACTCTAGTTTGGATCCTATTGAAGCATCTTGGCAACCAGAATTGGATTTTCAGATCGAAGCTTCTTTCATTCAAGTTGATAAAAAATCTTCTGCAGTTGAGGCAAAAACTCCTCCTATTGAAGAAAATGTTCCTGTGAAAGGTAAAAGCACAACCAAGGACGGTCTTGCAAAGACCGGGAAAGATGCAAGGTCTAAAATCTCCCCAGGATCCTTGTCAAGGAGCAGGATTGATGCTTTAGCAAAGAGCAAGAAGATGTCTCCTCCTCCTAACAAGCTGACAACCCAGAAGAGCAAATTAGATCGG GAGGAAGAAATGCGTAAGAGAATGGAAGAACTAGTGATCGAGAGACAAAAAAGGATTGCAGAAAGAAGTGCAGCTAAGGGTTCGTCCCCAGCAGCTTCCAAGAAAGGGCCGTCAGGAAGTAAAACAGCTTCATCAAAGATATCACCTTCATCCAAAGTTCACACATTTCCAGTGCAGGTTAAGCATTAA